The genomic DNA TCAATATTAATACGCGCTTTCTTCTCTGCCTGTATGTCAATATCAACAAGGTATGGTGCAAAAACACTGTCTTTTAGGATGAAATTCTTATAATCAGCGATAAATTTCCGATTTGTCCCCGGATCTATAAATTCATTATTAATGATTTTATAATTTTCGGGGTTAAGCGTAATCGCTTGCAGCGCTTTTTTTAAATCTCTTTCACCTTGTTGTATTCTTCTCAGTTTCCTTTTTCTTTCTGTACTTAATATATAATGGCAATTCTGCCTATCGGTTACGGGCTTTAATTTCTCTTCATCATCATGAAATTCTGCACTATTACCAAATAAAACAGCCTGTACAACCTCAAAATCCAAATCTGCGTTTAATTGTTCATTAATAAATACAAAATCTCCTTTAAAATACTGCTTATGAATATAGTCCACCATTTTTACAGAATCTTTTGTAATTAATAATTTAGCTACATTCACCAATCCCCCTACCACCTCTATTTGCACCAGCATAGCGCTGTCTTTTCTGATTTTCAATTTAATGTCAAATCCTTCTTCTTTCCCATCAATTAAAGTTTCAACTTTAGCCTTTGCGTTTATCCAATCAAAATTAAATTCATTTTCTTTAATTAAACGGATTAACGCCTTGGAATTTTTATAATCGATTTTGCATTTAGAATTTGCTGTGTCCGCTGTAACAACCGGCACTGTTTTTTGAATGCTTTTTTTATGTTTGCACGCTATTAATACAAGCATAAACACAAAACCAACAAGAAGAATTTTTATTGGTTTACTCATCTAGCTTCTTATCCTTTATTTTTTTAAATAATTCTGCTGAATTGCCGCCTGCACTTGCTGCTTCCTGCCAATACTGTAATGCTTCTACTTTCTTATTTAATTTGTAATTCAAATCTCCCAAATGTTCAAGTATAGTTGGGTTTCTTTTATTAAGTTTTAATGCGTTATTTAGCCATTTCTCCGATTCAATAAATTTCTTTTGTTTATACAATATCAATCCGTAGGTATCCATATAAGCTGCGTTTTCCAAAGAAAGTTCGTTCGCTTTACGTGCCAGTTTTTCTGCTTTTTCAAGGTTTTCGTCCATTTCGCATAAGTAATATGCGTATTGATTTAACACAAAAGTGTTATCTGCATCAATTTTTAATACATTATCAAATGCATCAAATGCTTCTGTTTTGTTTCCTGAATAATAATAGGCTTCTCCTAAATTTTTATAAAAATCAATCATTAGCACTTTATTATCAATTACAAATTCTAGGCCGTCTTTTAAAGCTTGCGAAGCTTTTTTAAATGCTTTCAATTGAATATTGGCATAACCATTATAATAATAGAATAAAGGCATATTCGGAAAATATTCCATCGCATCGAAACTATGGCTTTGAAGCGAATCGTATTTTCCCAATTTAACATCTGTATTAATTAACTTTTCCCATAATAAATAATTCCCCTTTTCTTTAATTGTAGCTTTAAAATAAAATTCATTTGCTTTTTCAAGATTTCCTTCGCGCATCATAAAATCTCCCATAATGGCATTTGATTCAGAAGCTTCGGGATGTACTTGTATAAAAATTTCTGCTAATTCCTTTGCGTGTTCACGGTAATATGGCAAATCCATTTTTTTATCAAAAATAGAACTAGTGATGCTAGCTTTTGTATAAATATCTAAATCCGGATTTAAAAATGCTTTTTTTAAATGATCAAAAGCGGCTTCGGTTTCCCCTTGTGCACTATAATAATCATGCAATGCTAAATTTACTACCGGATTTCTTGGATCGATAGACAAAATTTTATCGTACATGGTTTTTGCTTTTTCCAGTTCTCCATATTCTATGTAATAGTCGGCCAGGTGTGAGTAATACCTTGTTTCGTTAGCATTACTTTGCGACAGCTTTATTAATTCTATTTCGGCATCTTTTTTCTTACCCAGGCTCCGTAAAAGTTTTGATTTTCTTAAGCTTAGTTCTTCAATTATTCCAAGATTTTTTTCTAAATCTTCATATACTTTAAAAGCTTTGTCATACATTTCCAATCGTTGGTACTCGATAGCCAGGTCTTCTTTAAATTCCATTTTTGATGGATTTTCTTTGACCAAAGTTTCCAAAATTTTAGCCGATTGCTTATATAGTTTTAATGTACGATAGGATTCGATTAAACTCAACTGATACCAAACATTGTTGGGCTCAGCATTAGCACAGGCCTTAGAATAAATTAGGGCTTGGTCATTCACCCCCAGCAATTTATAAAGCGTAGCCAGTTCATAATTTACTGCCGCATTTTTTGGATCCATCTTGTTGCACTCCAGAAAAAGTTTTTTAGCTTCTTCCAAATTACCCTTCATCCGGTATGCACATCCGTCAATAAACATTAAACCAAAACGTATTTCACCTGACGGATCTGCATTGCTTCCTCTGCTATCCTTTTCTTTTATGCCAACCGCTTCCTTTTTACTTTTACATGAAAATAACACACCGATGAAAACCGTAAGTAAAATAAAAATATGACTTAATTTATTATACAATTATTTGTGTGTAATCACTTAAACTTAAATCAGCGCTTTTTCCGTTAACCTGAGCGCCGGTGCCTATCATACTGTTTGTAATATTGCTGTTATTTATTTTTGTTGCTTTTTGCAAAATGGAATTACTGATTAAACTATTATTTATATTTGAGTTTGCGCCAATACTAACATGTGGGCCAATCACGGAGTTTACAATTTCCACTTCATCGCCAATATAACAAGGTTCAACAATAGTAGAATTTGTAATTTTTATTCCTTTTCCTTTCAGTTCCTTTTTATTGGCATCAAATTCAAGTACACGTTGATTCGTATACACTGTGGCATCTTTATTACCACAATCCAACCATTCGGTTACTTGACCGGGAGTAAACTTAACTCCTTTCTTTCTCATGTTATCTAATGCGTTGGTTAACTGATATTCTCCTTTCTCAGTAATTTTGTTGTCCAACAAAAATTGTAATTCCTTTTTTAAATTATCACCATCTTTAAAATAATATATTCCAATAATGGCCAAATCACTCACAAACTCCTGCGGT from Sphingobacteriaceae bacterium includes the following:
- a CDS encoding nucleotidyltransferase — translated: MQIIIPMAGKGKRMRPHTLTTAKPLIPVGGKPIVQRLVEDITKVCGEKVEEIAFVIAPDFGKDVENDLISVAKSQGAKGSIHYQSEALGTAHAIMCAKEAIKGKTVVAFADTLFKADFVMDTKQEGVIWVQQIKDPRQFGVVKLDTQGVITDFIEKPQEFVSDLAIIGIYYFKDGDNLKKELQFLLDNKITEKGEYQLTNALDNMRKKGVKFTPGQVTEWLDCGNKDATVYTNQRVLEFDANKKELKGKGIKITNSTIVEPCYIGDEVEIVNSVIGPHVSIGANSNINNSLISNSILQKATKINNSNITNSMIGTGAQVNGKSADLSLSDYTQIIV
- a CDS encoding DUF4292 domain-containing protein produces the protein MSKPIKILLVGFVFMLVLIACKHKKSIQKTVPVVTADTANSKCKIDYKNSKALIRLIKENEFNFDWINAKAKVETLIDGKEEGFDIKLKIRKDSAMLVQIEVVGGLVNVAKLLITKDSVKMVDYIHKQYFKGDFVFINEQLNADLDFEVVQAVLFGNSAEFHDDEEKLKPVTDRQNCHYILSTERKRKLRRIQQGERDLKKALQAITLNPENYKIINNEFIDPGTNRKFIADYKNFILKDSVFAPYLVDIDIQAEKKARINIEYVRIEKNKPQKLNLNIPEKYDPIQFQKNNK